From Pelosinus fermentans DSM 17108, the proteins below share one genomic window:
- a CDS encoding putative hydro-lyase, whose protein sequence is MKDTANMSPAEIRAMIRNNEWIKPTSGMAKGFTQANLAILKKDLAFEFLLFCQRNPKPCPILDVTEPGSPIPRLIAPEADIRTDIPKYRIYRSGELAEEVTDIMKYWEDDMVAFLIGCSFTFEHPLMNNGIPVRHIEENCNVAMYKTNIPCVKAGRFEGPMVVSMRPIPEKDVVRAVQITSRFPAVHGAPIQIGNPARIGIKDINKPDFGDRVTIREGEVPVFWACGATPQAIAMEVKPELMITHAPGHMFIADVLDEQYSVF, encoded by the coding sequence ATGAAGGATACTGCAAATATGAGTCCGGCAGAAATTCGTGCCATGATTCGGAATAACGAGTGGATAAAGCCAACATCAGGGATGGCAAAGGGGTTTACCCAGGCAAACTTAGCTATCTTAAAAAAGGATCTTGCTTTTGAGTTCCTCTTATTTTGTCAGCGCAATCCTAAACCTTGTCCGATTCTTGATGTAACAGAACCGGGCTCTCCGATCCCAAGGCTGATCGCACCTGAGGCTGATATCAGAACTGATATTCCAAAATACCGGATCTATCGATCTGGTGAGTTAGCGGAAGAAGTAACGGATATCATGAAATATTGGGAAGACGATATGGTCGCCTTTCTGATTGGGTGCAGTTTTACCTTTGAGCATCCCTTAATGAATAATGGAATTCCTGTTCGTCATATTGAAGAAAATTGTAATGTGGCAATGTATAAGACCAATATCCCTTGCGTAAAAGCAGGCCGCTTCGAAGGACCTATGGTTGTGAGTATGCGTCCGATTCCTGAGAAGGATGTGGTTCGCGCGGTTCAAATTACGTCTCGTTTTCCCGCAGTTCATGGAGCACCTATTCAGATTGGCAATCCAGCAAGGATTGGTATTAAAGATATTAATAAACCTGATTTTGGTGATCGAGTCACGATTAGGGAAGGGGAGGTACCTGTTTTCTGGGCATGCGGTGCTACTCCCCAAGCCATAGCAATGGAAGTGAAACCGGAGCTGATGATTACTCATGCTCCTGGACACATGTTTATTGCCGATGTATTAGATGAGCAATATAGTGTTTTTTAA
- the pxpB gene encoding 5-oxoprolinase subunit PxpB: MECSATMLPLGESAVLVEFGGGIHPDTHRKVKAFTEYLDCHCLPGMVEYVSAFSSVTVFYDSLLVKQLHQNHVELKEEPSYRIISVILQKIVTELRIGEGQESRIVEIPVCYGGELGPDLAYVAEYNKLTVDEVIDIHSKGDYLVYMIGFAPGFPYLGGMSEKISTPRRQSPRTKISAGSVGIAGMQTGVYPIPTPGGWQLIGRTPLALFRPNEDPPSLLQAGDRIRFYPISQKEYEEYKREPI, encoded by the coding sequence ATGGAATGTAGTGCTACGATGCTTCCCTTAGGAGAATCAGCTGTTTTAGTGGAATTTGGCGGAGGAATACATCCCGACACACACCGAAAAGTAAAAGCATTTACAGAATACCTTGATTGTCATTGCCTGCCAGGGATGGTTGAATATGTATCCGCCTTCTCCAGTGTTACGGTATTTTATGACTCTCTTCTGGTGAAACAATTACATCAGAATCATGTAGAGCTAAAAGAAGAGCCCTCTTATAGGATCATTTCTGTCATCCTGCAGAAAATTGTTACAGAGCTTAGGATTGGCGAGGGTCAGGAATCGAGAATTGTTGAAATACCAGTCTGTTATGGTGGAGAGCTTGGACCTGATTTAGCATATGTAGCCGAATATAACAAACTTACTGTAGATGAGGTAATCGACATCCATAGTAAGGGTGATTATCTGGTATATATGATTGGCTTTGCTCCAGGATTTCCGTATTTAGGCGGTATGTCAGAAAAAATTTCTACTCCAAGGCGTCAGTCACCGCGCACGAAAATTTCGGCAGGATCTGTAGGCATTGCAGGTATGCAAACGGGTGTGTATCCTATCCCAACGCCAGGAGGATGGCAGTTAATTGGCCGTACCCCTTTAGCGCTTTTTCGTCCGAATGAAGATCCTCCCAGTCTCCTCCAAGCAGGAGATCGGATACGCTTTTATCCTATTTCCCAGAAAGAATATGAAGAATATAAGAGGGAACCGATATGA
- a CDS encoding biotin-dependent carboxyltransferase family protein, with amino-acid sequence MSIKVLQPGLLTSMQDLGRYGYQKHGVIVSGAMDAYSLRIANILVGNQESEGTLEMALLGPSLEIEKDSLLAITGGNLSPTINGKVVPMWRPVYVKAGSILQFGVCKSGCRSYLAIAGGCDLLEVMGSKSTYLRAGIGGFQGRALQRGDVLAVNSPQGAILERMEYFKRIHSLESFVPSSWYAGRQPMPHVLRLTTIRMTRGLQFEYFTAESKSQLLNASFQITAQSDRMGYRLSGVNLQLKSPLEMISEAVALGTVQVPPDGNPIILLADRQTVGGYPKIGQVAIVDVPILAQVRPGAAIQFQEITLEEAERLYIARENYIQELKTAIQLKFL; translated from the coding sequence ATGAGTATAAAAGTTCTTCAGCCAGGTCTTTTGACAAGTATGCAGGACTTAGGGCGATATGGGTATCAAAAACATGGAGTTATTGTTAGCGGGGCAATGGATGCCTATTCCCTGCGCATCGCCAATATTTTAGTGGGCAACCAAGAGAGTGAAGGGACATTAGAAATGGCTTTGCTGGGGCCATCTCTTGAAATAGAAAAAGATAGTCTGCTAGCCATTACGGGCGGGAACTTATCTCCGACTATCAATGGTAAAGTCGTTCCAATGTGGAGGCCTGTTTATGTGAAAGCAGGCAGTATTCTGCAGTTTGGTGTTTGTAAGTCAGGCTGCCGCTCCTATTTAGCCATTGCAGGGGGCTGTGATCTCTTAGAAGTGATGGGCAGTAAAAGTACGTATTTGCGGGCTGGCATTGGAGGTTTCCAGGGAAGGGCACTGCAGCGAGGAGATGTGTTGGCAGTAAATTCACCCCAAGGAGCTATTCTAGAGCGGATGGAATATTTCAAAAGGATACATTCACTAGAATCCTTTGTTCCCTCATCCTGGTACGCAGGCAGACAGCCAATGCCTCATGTTTTGCGCCTCACTACGATTCGAATGACCCGAGGGCTCCAGTTTGAATATTTTACTGCAGAGAGTAAAAGTCAATTGCTGAATGCTTCTTTTCAAATCACTGCACAATCCGATAGAATGGGATATCGTTTGTCAGGGGTAAATTTACAGTTGAAATCACCTTTAGAAATGATTTCGGAGGCTGTAGCTCTAGGGACTGTTCAGGTACCGCCAGATGGAAATCCCATTATATTATTAGCCGATCGACAAACTGTAGGGGGATATCCTAAGATTGGGCAGGTAGCGATTGTCGATGTTCCTATTCTTGCTCAAGTTAGACCAGGAGCAGCAATTCAGTTCCAGGAGATTACTTTGGAAGAAGCAGAACGGCTTTATATTGCAAGAGAAAATTATATACAAGAATTAAAAACTGCAATCCAGTTGAAATTTTTATAG
- the accB gene encoding acetyl-CoA carboxylase biotin carboxyl carrier protein gives MLTFDEIREIIKMIDQSSIQHFELNQDGTKIIVGKYAVSSQNNTPLDSKGIKETISQQSTVVIKEESAKMMEEIEGSHLHKILSTTVGTFYSAPEPGADPFVKIGQQVDSGTVVCVLEAMKLFNEVEAGINGEIVEILFKDGEFVEYGAPLFLVKPE, from the coding sequence ATGCTTACATTTGATGAAATAAGAGAAATTATAAAAATGATAGACCAGTCCTCTATACAGCATTTTGAATTGAACCAGGATGGGACCAAAATTATTGTTGGGAAGTATGCTGTATCATCGCAAAACAATACACCATTAGACTCTAAGGGTATTAAAGAGACTATTTCACAACAATCTACTGTAGTGATAAAAGAAGAATCTGCCAAAATGATGGAAGAGATTGAGGGCAGCCATTTGCACAAGATCCTGTCTACTACTGTAGGTACGTTTTATTCCGCTCCAGAACCAGGCGCAGATCCATTTGTGAAAATTGGTCAGCAAGTGGACTCGGGCACTGTGGTGTGTGTGCTAGAAGCTATGAAGCTGTTTAATGAAGTGGAAGCAGGTATCAATGGAGAAATTGTGGAGATTTTGTTTAAGGATGGGGAGTTTGTTGAATATGGGGCACCTCTATTTCTGGTGAAACCAGAGTAA
- the accC gene encoding acetyl-CoA carboxylase biotin carboxylase subunit has translation MFKKVIIANRGEIAVRIIRSCREMGIATVAVYSTADQKAYHVKLADEAYCIGPASSKDSYLNISRLLSIAQFTKADAIHPGYGFLAENPEFAQACADYQIAFIGPEADAIRKMGAKAVARETMKQAGVPIVPGTDGIIEDVNTAVEVAKGIGYPVIVKATAGGGGKGMRVAQDEEELIKGIRQAQKEAAITFGNAGVYLEKYLEEPRHVEIQLMADKYGNVAYLGERDCSIQRRHQKLVEEAPSPALDQALRKQMGDAAVLAAKAVKYHGAGTVEFLLDKHGQFYFMEMNTRIQVEHGVTEAITGIDLIREQIAVAAGEPLSFCQEDVKINGWAIECRINAENPANHFMPSPGRIQEYLPPGGFGVRIDSGVYPGYEISPFYDSMVAKVIVWGKDRQDAIDRMKRVLGEFVIEGIHTTIPFHQQLLNHNMFVKGDFNTGFLEKYKSDFAVDAK, from the coding sequence ATGTTTAAAAAAGTGATAATTGCCAATCGGGGAGAAATTGCGGTGAGAATCATCAGGTCTTGCCGCGAGATGGGCATTGCAACTGTTGCTGTGTATTCAACAGCAGATCAAAAAGCATACCATGTAAAACTGGCAGACGAAGCATATTGTATTGGCCCTGCCTCTTCCAAGGACAGTTATTTAAATATAAGCAGATTGCTGAGTATTGCTCAATTTACTAAGGCGGATGCCATTCATCCCGGCTATGGGTTTCTGGCAGAAAATCCAGAGTTTGCCCAAGCTTGTGCCGATTATCAGATTGCCTTCATCGGCCCTGAGGCCGATGCCATTCGTAAGATGGGAGCGAAAGCCGTTGCCAGAGAAACGATGAAACAGGCGGGCGTTCCTATTGTTCCAGGCACTGATGGTATTATTGAGGATGTAAATACGGCAGTTGAGGTAGCCAAAGGAATTGGTTATCCTGTTATTGTCAAGGCAACCGCCGGCGGCGGCGGAAAAGGTATGCGAGTGGCTCAGGATGAGGAAGAATTAATCAAAGGAATTCGCCAAGCCCAGAAGGAAGCGGCGATTACCTTCGGCAATGCAGGTGTGTATCTGGAAAAGTATCTGGAAGAGCCCCGGCATGTTGAGATTCAGCTTATGGCTGATAAATATGGAAATGTGGCATATCTTGGCGAGCGGGATTGTTCCATTCAGCGTCGGCATCAAAAGCTGGTAGAAGAAGCACCTTCCCCTGCTCTTGATCAGGCATTGCGAAAGCAGATGGGAGATGCTGCCGTACTGGCAGCGAAAGCTGTGAAGTATCATGGAGCAGGTACGGTAGAATTTTTATTAGATAAACATGGACAGTTTTATTTTATGGAAATGAACACTCGCATTCAAGTTGAGCATGGGGTCACGGAGGCGATTACAGGAATTGATCTGATTCGAGAGCAGATTGCGGTTGCTGCAGGAGAGCCGTTGTCCTTTTGCCAGGAAGATGTAAAAATCAATGGCTGGGCGATTGAGTGTCGAATTAATGCGGAAAATCCAGCAAATCATTTTATGCCGTCACCGGGCAGGATTCAAGAGTATCTGCCTCCAGGTGGATTTGGTGTGCGAATTGATAGCGGGGTATACCCGGGATATGAAATTTCACCTTTTTATGATTCCATGGTAGCGAAGGTTATTGTTTGGGGAAAAGATCGCCAAGATGCTATTGATAGGATGAAACGCGTGCTAGGTGAATTTGTTATTGAAGGAATTCATACCACCATTCCATTTCATCAACAATTGCTGAATCATAACATGTTTGTTAAGGGTGATTTTAATACTGGCTTTCTGGAAAAGTACAAGAGTGATTTTGCGGTAGATGCAAAATAA
- a CDS encoding methyl-accepting chemotaxis protein: protein MSNLSGREIVRMFTELAPYINEIFVEDVGVSVIQDGTYTAYVPGKSFDLGVRAGEPMKGQVCEQCINTGSRVIRMISREQSAFDIPYIACAIPIKEGNQAIGCLITTQAVMNQEKVHTIAGTLANSSDEFTASMDALAAGAKELSDICSDLGSLSKELAETIHKTDEIVDFIKNVSNQTNLLGLNAAIEAARVGEAGRGFSVVAEEIRKLASVSAQSVQNINSSLKKTQDSIEIMNRKVVNIDHTVQSQASSIQEMAKASQELASMAGELSSVSESMIQGMK, encoded by the coding sequence ATGTCCAATCTTTCGGGACGGGAAATCGTAAGAATGTTTACAGAACTGGCGCCTTATATCAATGAAATATTCGTAGAGGATGTAGGCGTGTCAGTTATCCAGGACGGGACGTACACTGCGTATGTGCCAGGCAAAAGTTTTGATTTAGGGGTCAGGGCTGGAGAGCCTATGAAAGGGCAGGTTTGCGAACAATGTATCAATACGGGAAGTCGTGTGATTCGTATGATTTCCCGGGAACAGTCCGCTTTTGATATTCCCTATATTGCTTGCGCAATTCCGATAAAAGAAGGCAATCAGGCAATTGGTTGTCTGATTACAACCCAGGCTGTCATGAACCAGGAAAAGGTTCATACCATAGCCGGAACGCTGGCTAATTCTTCTGATGAATTCACGGCGAGTATGGATGCACTGGCAGCAGGTGCCAAGGAGTTGTCGGATATTTGCAGTGACCTGGGTTCATTAAGTAAAGAGTTGGCTGAAACGATTCATAAGACGGATGAGATTGTGGATTTTATTAAGAACGTATCCAATCAGACAAATCTGCTGGGACTTAACGCCGCAATTGAAGCAGCCCGTGTAGGAGAAGCTGGCAGAGGATTTAGCGTAGTCGCTGAAGAAATTCGCAAATTGGCTTCTGTAAGTGCTCAGTCCGTACAGAATATTAATTCGTCCTTAAAGAAAACGCAGGATTCAATCGAGATCATGAACCGAAAAGTAGTGAATATTGATCATACGGTTCAAAGCCAGGCAAGCTCCATTCAGGAGATGGCTAAAGCCAGTCAGGAATTGGCATCTATGGCCGGGGAACTATCCAGTGTTTCTGAAAGTATGATACAAGGTATGAAATAA
- the ilvD gene encoding dihydroxy-acid dehydratase: MHSNIVKKGSTRAAHRSLFYAMGYDKDDLNKPLIGIVNSFNEIIPGHGHLKDIVQAAKLGVAAAGGTPMEFPAIGICDGIAMGHKGMKYPLPSRELIADSIEAVAGGHAFDGLILIPNCDKIVPAMLMAAARINIPCVVVSGGPMLAGRYQGKDISVSTMFEAAGKFEAGKISAEELDTMEQSACPGCGSCAGLFTANTMNCLTEVLGMGLPGNGTIPAAYTGARKTLAKRAGAVIMNLIKNNIRPRDIMTSKAFENAIAVDMGIGGSSNTVLHLTAIAHEAQIALPLSLFEEISAKTPYITKLSPSGTHHMQDLNEAGGINAVMKELAKAGVMHTDALTVTGILSERLEQAEITRADVIHTIDNPYRKTGGIAVLAGNLAPDNAIVKESAVKEDMLVFEGPAHVFNSEEEVIEALLAKQVKDGEVVIIRYEGPKGGPGMKEMLNPTAIITGMGLKVALLTDGRFSGATQGACIGHVSPEAMEGGPIALVENGDVISINIPQRSLVVNISDEEMAKRRQNWIQPEPKIKTGYLSRYARLVTSANKGAVLE; this comes from the coding sequence ATGCATAGTAACATTGTAAAAAAAGGTTCAACCAGAGCAGCCCACCGTTCCTTATTTTATGCCATGGGGTATGACAAGGACGACTTGAATAAACCCCTCATTGGTATTGTCAATTCCTTCAACGAGATTATCCCTGGGCATGGACACTTAAAAGACATTGTACAGGCGGCTAAGCTTGGCGTTGCTGCTGCTGGCGGAACACCTATGGAATTCCCGGCTATTGGTATCTGCGACGGAATTGCTATGGGACATAAAGGTATGAAATACCCCCTACCCAGCCGTGAACTCATTGCCGATTCCATTGAAGCTGTGGCTGGCGGCCATGCCTTTGACGGTTTGATCCTAATCCCCAACTGTGATAAAATCGTGCCTGCTATGCTCATGGCAGCTGCGAGAATCAATATTCCCTGTGTCGTAGTAAGCGGTGGTCCTATGCTGGCAGGACGCTACCAAGGAAAAGATATTAGTGTTAGTACGATGTTTGAAGCAGCAGGAAAATTTGAAGCAGGGAAAATCAGTGCTGAAGAACTTGACACCATGGAACAATCCGCTTGCCCTGGCTGCGGCTCCTGTGCTGGTCTCTTTACTGCCAATACCATGAACTGTTTGACAGAAGTTCTGGGCATGGGTCTTCCCGGCAACGGCACCATTCCTGCTGCTTATACAGGAGCACGGAAAACCCTTGCCAAGAGAGCTGGCGCTGTCATTATGAACTTAATCAAGAATAACATTCGCCCTCGGGATATCATGACAAGTAAAGCCTTTGAAAACGCCATTGCCGTAGATATGGGAATCGGTGGTTCTTCTAACACGGTTTTGCACCTAACAGCCATTGCTCATGAAGCCCAAATTGCTTTGCCCCTTTCCCTCTTTGAAGAAATCAGTGCCAAAACTCCTTACATTACCAAGTTAAGTCCTAGCGGCACCCACCACATGCAGGACTTAAACGAAGCAGGCGGTATCAATGCTGTTATGAAAGAACTTGCCAAAGCTGGTGTCATGCATACGGATGCGTTGACAGTAACGGGAATATTATCGGAACGCCTAGAGCAAGCTGAAATTACACGCGCAGATGTCATCCACACGATTGACAATCCCTATCGGAAAACTGGCGGTATCGCTGTTCTTGCCGGCAATCTGGCTCCCGACAATGCCATTGTAAAAGAAAGTGCCGTAAAGGAAGACATGCTGGTCTTTGAAGGCCCTGCCCATGTTTTTAATTCAGAAGAAGAAGTCATTGAAGCTCTGTTAGCAAAACAAGTAAAAGACGGCGAAGTGGTGATTATCCGCTACGAAGGACCCAAAGGCGGTCCCGGTATGAAAGAAATGCTAAATCCAACAGCTATTATTACTGGCATGGGGTTAAAGGTTGCTCTGCTTACTGATGGACGTTTCAGCGGTGCTACGCAAGGAGCCTGCATTGGTCATGTGTCGCCAGAAGCTATGGAGGGAGGCCCCATCGCCTTAGTAGAAAATGGCGATGTGATTTCCATCAATATTCCTCAGCGCTCCCTGGTTGTTAATATTAGCGATGAAGAAATGGCAAAACGTCGTCAAAATTGGATACAGCCTGAACCAAAAATCAAAACAGGTTATCTCTCTCGCTACGCCCGTCTTGTCACATCCGCCAATAAAGGTGCCGTATTAGAATAA
- a CDS encoding methyl-accepting chemotaxis protein gives MDRRGFWGIRNRLIAAFIGVILVPLVLMSFFLGTTTRLQNQEDVSSVMIAIALLSIVLALSVAFFVSRHFLRPLIAAITHLGEFGAGNFKTNVVQPFSTRTDELGELSNAIMKMQKDMIILLSQVQQIGQGVEINSDKMKAAAEKNSHSIKEVGLSVGQIASVSVNQSQEMESGVGRMHELADHVKAVQAYTDEMGQSYGEMCSLNDKVAGIICSLTEKMTEGRQASQDVDSVVRKVNEMIGQIGSITTVIEQIAAQTNLLALNASIEAARAGEQGRGFAVVAEEVRKLAEQSGSAVNDIKVLIQDVQQQSKIAVSSIEKAQQVVSDQEETVNATWTIFEEIAVAVESLTDKMSEMQSRFTVMSGKSDEIVTVFSNISAGSEETSAITEEVHTVTEKQIMDMDETIVCVTELRNMVGQLQEKISKFAL, from the coding sequence GTGGATAGGCGAGGTTTTTGGGGAATCAGAAATCGGTTAATTGCAGCTTTTATAGGGGTTATACTAGTTCCTTTAGTACTAATGAGTTTTTTTCTTGGGACGACGACACGATTGCAGAATCAAGAAGACGTCAGCAGCGTGATGATTGCAATTGCATTGCTGTCCATCGTGCTGGCACTTTCTGTGGCGTTTTTTGTGTCCAGGCATTTCCTACGGCCTCTTATTGCCGCCATTACTCATCTTGGTGAATTTGGAGCTGGTAACTTTAAGACGAATGTAGTACAGCCGTTCAGCACCCGTACGGATGAGCTAGGGGAATTGTCTAATGCAATCATGAAGATGCAAAAGGATATGATCATCTTACTGAGCCAAGTACAGCAGATCGGTCAAGGTGTTGAAATCAATTCGGATAAAATGAAAGCCGCAGCAGAAAAAAACAGTCATTCCATTAAAGAGGTGGGTTTGTCTGTCGGGCAGATTGCGAGTGTATCTGTGAATCAATCCCAGGAGATGGAGTCCGGTGTGGGGCGTATGCATGAGCTTGCAGATCACGTTAAAGCTGTGCAGGCTTATACTGATGAGATGGGGCAAAGCTATGGGGAGATGTGCAGTTTAAATGACAAAGTGGCTGGGATTATATGTTCCTTAACAGAAAAGATGACAGAAGGCAGGCAGGCTTCTCAGGATGTGGACAGTGTAGTACGGAAGGTAAATGAAATGATTGGACAAATTGGTTCAATCACTACGGTGATCGAGCAAATTGCTGCTCAAACCAATTTGCTGGCGTTAAATGCTTCTATTGAAGCTGCGCGGGCAGGAGAACAGGGACGGGGATTTGCTGTAGTGGCGGAAGAGGTTAGGAAGCTGGCAGAGCAATCCGGCAGTGCAGTTAACGATATTAAGGTATTGATTCAGGATGTTCAGCAGCAGTCTAAGATCGCTGTGTCTTCCATCGAAAAGGCACAGCAGGTTGTCAGCGATCAGGAGGAAACCGTGAATGCGACATGGACTATTTTTGAAGAAATTGCTGTAGCTGTTGAGTCTCTTACAGATAAAATGTCTGAAATGCAGAGCCGATTTACGGTTATGAGTGGAAAAAGCGATGAAATTGTAACTGTATTCAGCAATATATCAGCAGGATCAGAGGAAACCTCTGCTATTACCGAGGAGGTCCACACGGTCACAGAAAAGCAGATCATGGATATGGATGAGACCATCGTTTGTGTCACTGAGCTGCGTAACATGGTAGGACAATTGCAGGAGAAAATATCGAAATTTGCTTTATAG
- a CDS encoding DUF1858 domain-containing protein, with the protein MLPKGANLQKIHNGNRTYAITPHLPGGFIKPDVLRKYADIAEKYHGVLKLTSAQRVMITGLKAEDIDKIWEELGMQPAMGFANCVRSIKICPGNIFCKRGKQDSIKLGMELDKLYHKKEMPSRMKFGVAGCANSCSEVHVKDIGVMGSDIGWDIYVGGTAGAHPRLSDLLIEGLEYDEVIRIVDVIVTYYQKNADIERMGQFIDRVGFKKFRADVLAAFYQGVSQTTEPLVPQSAEGKVLVPVAGGLTEGTLVFGDKITEESVISDIIRVYPQTVPVFRSFGMGCLGCPSATGEALEKAAGIHGLDVKEILAGLNKVI; encoded by the coding sequence ATGTTACCTAAAGGTGCTAATTTACAAAAAATTCATAATGGCAATCGTACGTATGCAATTACACCCCATTTGCCTGGAGGTTTTATAAAACCGGATGTTTTGAGAAAGTATGCTGATATAGCGGAAAAATATCATGGAGTATTGAAGCTGACATCTGCCCAGCGGGTGATGATTACCGGGCTTAAAGCTGAGGATATTGATAAAATATGGGAAGAGCTTGGCATGCAGCCCGCTATGGGTTTTGCCAATTGTGTGCGCAGTATTAAAATATGCCCTGGTAATATCTTCTGTAAAAGAGGTAAGCAGGACAGTATTAAACTGGGTATGGAACTTGACAAGCTGTATCATAAAAAAGAAATGCCGTCTCGCATGAAATTTGGCGTAGCAGGCTGTGCGAATTCTTGTTCAGAGGTGCATGTAAAAGATATTGGCGTCATGGGTAGCGATATTGGCTGGGATATTTATGTGGGCGGTACGGCTGGTGCCCATCCCCGTTTGTCAGATCTCTTGATAGAAGGTCTGGAGTATGATGAAGTAATACGCATCGTAGACGTTATTGTTACGTATTATCAAAAGAATGCGGATATAGAGCGCATGGGGCAATTTATCGATCGCGTCGGGTTTAAAAAGTTTAGGGCGGATGTGTTAGCTGCTTTTTATCAAGGAGTCAGCCAGACGACAGAACCTCTAGTACCTCAATCTGCAGAGGGAAAAGTGCTTGTTCCGGTAGCGGGTGGTCTCACAGAAGGTACATTGGTATTTGGCGATAAAATTACAGAAGAAAGCGTAATTAGTGATATTATCAGGGTTTATCCTCAAACCGTTCCTGTATTCCGCTCCTTTGGGATGGGATGCCTAGGATGCCCGTCGGCAACAGGAGAAGCGTTAGAAAAGGCAGCAGGAATACATGGGCTTGATGTAAAAGAAATTTTAGCAGGATTAAATAAAGTAATTTAG
- a CDS encoding peptide chain release factor 3 → MEELELTINKRRTFAIISHPDAGKTTLTEKLLLYGGAIRLAGSVKSRKAAKHAVSDWMEIEKQRGISVTSSVLQFDYDGYRVNILDTPGHQDFSEDTYRTLMAADSAVMLIDVAKGVEDQTKKLFHVCRQRGIPVFTFVNKLDRYGKNPFELMEEIEQVLGIRAYPMNWPVGIDGSYVGVYNRQQAQVELFAKDGAHGQSVLPSTMGSVSDPAFRELLGESVHAALCEDIELLDMAGDAFDYDLVAAGELTPMFFGSAMTNFGVRPFLEEFLKLAPAPVARMSSEGEINPASEEFSAFVFKIQANMNPAHRDRLAFIRICSGKFTRGMSVYHAQSGKAIKLAQPQQFLAQERTIIDEAYPGDIIGLFDPGIFGIGDTLCQEGAKFTFQDFPVFPPEQFAKVQPKDTMKRKQFVKGMTQLTQEGAVQVFRQSEFASEAFIIGVVGSLQFEVLEYRLKNEYGVELLMDRLSFSVARWLTGDEQAIKSMKSIDSGMMIRDIKDRPVLLLSNEWAIRWVSERNPGVEFLEIPPNSATF, encoded by the coding sequence ATGGAAGAGTTAGAATTGACGATTAATAAACGACGAACATTTGCGATTATTTCCCATCCGGATGCTGGGAAAACGACATTAACGGAGAAATTATTATTGTACGGCGGTGCCATCCGTTTGGCAGGATCAGTAAAATCTCGTAAGGCAGCAAAACATGCTGTGTCTGACTGGATGGAAATTGAAAAGCAAAGAGGTATTTCTGTAACTTCTAGTGTGCTGCAGTTTGATTATGATGGATATCGGGTGAATATCTTGGATACACCTGGTCACCAAGATTTTAGTGAAGATACATACCGTACTCTTATGGCCGCAGATAGTGCTGTGATGCTAATTGACGTGGCAAAAGGGGTAGAGGATCAGACGAAGAAACTGTTTCATGTATGCCGCCAGCGGGGGATCCCTGTATTTACCTTTGTCAATAAGCTGGATCGCTATGGCAAGAATCCTTTTGAGCTAATGGAGGAAATTGAACAGGTATTAGGGATAAGGGCATATCCTATGAATTGGCCTGTAGGTATAGACGGCAGTTATGTTGGTGTTTATAATCGCCAACAGGCGCAAGTGGAATTGTTCGCCAAAGATGGCGCCCATGGGCAGTCTGTTTTGCCTTCCACGATGGGGAGTGTTAGTGACCCTGCTTTTCGTGAATTGTTAGGTGAGAGTGTTCATGCTGCGTTGTGTGAAGATATTGAACTTTTGGATATGGCTGGCGATGCTTTTGATTATGATCTCGTAGCTGCTGGCGAACTTACACCTATGTTTTTCGGTAGTGCCATGACCAATTTTGGTGTACGACCTTTTCTGGAAGAATTTTTGAAACTGGCACCTGCGCCTGTAGCACGTATGTCCAGTGAAGGAGAAATTAATCCTGCAAGTGAGGAGTTTTCTGCCTTTGTCTTCAAAATTCAGGCGAATATGAATCCTGCTCACCGTGATCGTCTCGCATTTATTCGCATCTGTTCCGGTAAGTTTACCAGAGGGATGTCTGTGTATCATGCTCAGTCAGGTAAAGCCATTAAGCTGGCTCAGCCTCAGCAGTTCCTGGCTCAGGAGCGTACCATTATTGATGAAGCGTATCCTGGTGATATTATTGGTTTATTTGATCCTGGAATTTTTGGAATTGGAGATACGTTGTGCCAGGAAGGGGCTAAATTTACGTTTCAGGATTTCCCGGTATTTCCACCGGAGCAGTTTGCCAAGGTCCAGCCCAAAGATACAATGAAGCGGAAACAATTCGTTAAAGGGATGACCCAATTGACCCAAGAGGGGGCTGTTCAGGTCTTCCGCCAGAGCGAGTTTGCATCCGAGGCCTTTATTATTGGTGTAGTTGGCTCGCTGCAATTTGAAGTGCTGGAGTATCGATTGAAAAATGAATATGGTGTAGAGCTGCTTATGGACCGTTTATCCTTTAGCGTTGCGCGCTGGTTAACCGGCGATGAGCAGGCTATTAAATCGATGAAGAGCATAGACAGCGGTATGATGATTCGTGATATCAAAGATCGCCCAGTGCTTCTGCTCAGTAATGAATGGGCAATTCGCTGGGTTAGTGAGCGAAATCCCGGTGTGGAATTCCTGGAAATTCCACCAAACTCTGCAACCTTTTAA